In Bifidobacteriaceae bacterium, the genomic stretch TCGCGAAGCAGCAGGCGTCCAAGCCCCATGCCCTGCCAGCGCATGTCCGCCGCGAGCCTGGCGAGCAGCGCGCAGGGGACTTCGGTTGGTCTGCTTCGGGGATGCAAACGCTCCGGCACGAGCTCTCGGGAGACCCCCGCCATGGCGATGGCGTAATAGCCCGCGATGCGTCCGTCCCGCTCGACCACGTAGACGACCGCGTTCCCGGCCCGCTGGTTTTCCAGCGCGAACCGGGTCAGCCATTGGTCCAGTTCGCGGGCGCCGCTGGCGAAACCCTCGGTCAAGTTGTCCGGGCCAAGCCGGTGGGGCGCGGGCGCCGAGTCCATCAGGCCGAATCTCCCGCCCCGGTCCGCCCATCGGCTTCGAACAGGCGATCAAACAGGGGCGTCGGACCCGTCGGTGCTTGGAGCAGCCGTTCGAATTCGTCAAACTGGGCCGCCGTCAGGACGTAGAGGCGTCTGTCGCCAAGCAGGCGCTCGGCTTCGCCTACCGCGCTTTCCAGCACAAGGTCCGTCAGGCTGCGATCCGTCGCCTCGGCCGCCCTACGGAGCAGCGAAAGCTGGCGCCGGCTGGCGCGCAGGTTGACCCGTTCAGTTTTTCGGGGTTCGGCCCCGGTTGCGGTCGCCGTGTTCA encodes the following:
- a CDS encoding GNAT family N-acetyltransferase, whose amino-acid sequence is MDSAPAPHRLGPDNLTEGFASGARELDQWLTRFALENQRAGNAVVYVVERDGRIAGYYAIAMAGVSRELVPERLHPRSRPTEVPCALLARLAADMRWQGMGLGRLLLR
- a CDS encoding DUF1778 domain-containing protein, translating into MNTATATGAEPRKTERVNLRASRRQLSLLRRAAEATDRSLTDLVLESAVGEAERLLGDRRLYVLTAAQFDEFERLLQAPTGPTPLFDRLFEADGRTGAGDSA